A stretch of DNA from Cytobacillus luteolus:
GGGAGGAGTAAATAGCATTAAAGACTTGTTTAGGGTAATTCTGAATAGGTGGCTACTTATTTTGTTAATTACATTAGTAACGACGGGAATCAGTGCTGTAATTACTTATTATGTAATAACGCCGGTATACCAAGCAAATACACTAATATTGGTCAATCAGAATGATTTAGGAACAAGTCAAATTGATTTATCCCAAATAAGAACAAATATTGATTTAATTAACACCTATAGTGTCATCATTAAGAGTCCAGCTATCTTAGGAAAAGTGATTCAATACCTTGACATCGAGGAAAATATAGATCAGCTTGATGCAAAAATTACCGTAAATAGTTATCAGAATTCTCAAGTGTTTTTAGTAAAAGTAGAAGATGAAAATGCAGAGCGTGCTGTTGAACTGGCAAATGTAGTATCACAAACTTTTCAAACGGAAATAAAAAGGATAATGCATGTAGATAATGTAAATATTTTAGCGGAAGCCACATTAATGGAAAATCCAGTGCCTATTCATCCTAAGCCACTGTTATATATAGCTATTGGTCTAGTGTTTGGATTAACGATGAGTATTGGTCTTGTCTTGCTATTGTGGTATTTAAATCACACGATTACGGATGGTCGTGACATTGAATCTACGATTGGTCTTCCGGTACTCGGATCAGTTGAAAGAATCGATATAAAAAAGTTAAAAGCAGCTAAATTAAATGTAGGAGTTGAAACAGTTGAGGGTTAAAAAGAACCGGAAAGAAGCACAATTAATTGCCCATAGATACCCAAAGCTACCAATAACCGAACAATACAGGCAAATTAGAAGCAGCATTATATTTTCTGCAATTGAAAGGGATATTAGAAGTCTAATCATT
This window harbors:
- a CDS encoding YveK family protein, with the protein product MGGVNSIKDLFRVILNRWLLILLITLVTTGISAVITYYVITPVYQANTLILVNQNDLGTSQIDLSQIRTNIDLINTYSVIIKSPAILGKVIQYLDIEENIDQLDAKITVNSYQNSQVFLVKVEDENAERAVELANVVSQTFQTEIKRIMHVDNVNILAEATLMENPVPIHPKPLLYIAIGLVFGLTMSIGLVLLLWYLNHTITDGRDIESTIGLPVLGSVERIDIKKLKAAKLNVGVETVEG